CCGAGATCTGGAAGACCACGCCGTTCATCTCCCTGCTCCTCCTCGCCGGCCTCGCGCAGGTACCGGACGAGCTCAGCGAGGCGGCGAAGGTCGACGGCGCCACCTGGTGGGAGCAGATGCGCAAGGTCATCGTCCCGAACATGAAGGCGGCGATCATGGTCGCCGTCCTGTTCAGGGCCCTGGACGCCTTCCGCATCTTCGACAACGTGTTCATCATGACCAACGGCGCCTACGGCACGGAGGTGCTGTCGCTGCTCGCCTACCGGCAGTCCATCAGCAGACTGGAGATAGGACTCGGCTCCGCCGTGTCCGTGCTCCTGTTCCTCTGCGTCCTGCTGATCTGCTTCGTGGCGATCAAGCTGTTCAAGGTCGATCTCGCCGGAACGCAGGGAGGAAAGTAATGACGAACACCAGCACCCGGAACAAGGTCCTCTGGGCGGTCGCCACGATCCTTGTCCTGGTCTACGCGCTCTTCCCGGTTGCCTCCATCCTGGCAACGTCCTTCAAGTCCCCGAGCGACCTGACGAGCGGGAAGTTCCTCCCCTCGTCGGGCACGGCGACGACGAGCAACTACGAGCAGATCCTGGTGGGCGACGCCCAGGGGCTGTTCCTCTCGGCCCTGCGCAACTCCATCGGCATCTCGCTCATCGCGACGTTCATCGCCGTGGTGCTCGCGACGCTGTGTGCCTACGCGATCGCCCGCCTGGACTTCCCCGGCAAGAAGCTCATCCTGACCACGGCGCTGGCCGTCTCGATCTTCCCCGTCATCTCGATCGTGACGCCGCTGTTCAACCTGTGGCGCACCATCGGCCTCTACGACACCTGGCTCGGCCTGATCATCCCGTACCTCTCGCTCACGCTCCCCATCTCCATCTGGACCCTCGCCGCGTTCTTCCGGCAGATCCCCTGGGAACTGGAGCAGGCGGCCCAGGTCGACGGCGCCACGACGTGGCAGGCGTTCCGCAAAGCCATCGTCCCGCTCGCCCTGCCGGGGGTGTTCACGACGGCGATCATCGCGTTCTTCATCGCCTGGAACGACTTCGTGTACGGCATCTCGCTGACGTCCACCGAAGCGGCGCGGCCCGTGCCCGCCGCCCTCGCGTTCTTCACCGGGGCCTCGCAGTTCGAGTCCCCGACCGGAGCCATCTCGGCGGCCGCGATCATCGTCACGATCCCGGTGGTCCTCCTCGTCCTCCTCTTCCAACGCCAGATCGTCTCCGGCCTGACCTCGGGCGCCGTCAAGGGCTGACGGCCCTCGCGGCGCGCTCAAGAAAAGGAATCGCACCATGGCTTCAATCACCCTCAACCACCTGGTCAAGAAGTACGGCGACGGTTTCCCAGCCGTCAACGACATCAGCATCGACATCGCGGACGGGGAGTTCATCATCCTCGTGGGCCCGTCGGGCTGCGGGAAGTCCACACTCCTGCGCATGATCGT
This genomic interval from Arthrobacter agilis contains the following:
- a CDS encoding carbohydrate ABC transporter permease, whose product is MTNTSTRNKVLWAVATILVLVYALFPVASILATSFKSPSDLTSGKFLPSSGTATTSNYEQILVGDAQGLFLSALRNSIGISLIATFIAVVLATLCAYAIARLDFPGKKLILTTALAVSIFPVISIVTPLFNLWRTIGLYDTWLGLIIPYLSLTLPISIWTLAAFFRQIPWELEQAAQVDGATTWQAFRKAIVPLALPGVFTTAIIAFFIAWNDFVYGISLTSTEAARPVPAALAFFTGASQFESPTGAISAAAIIVTIPVVLLVLLFQRQIVSGLTSGAVKG